Proteins found in one Alicyclobacillus cycloheptanicus genomic segment:
- a CDS encoding undecaprenyl-diphosphate phosphatase: MNFLQIVIYALVQGITELFPISSVGHGVILPYVLGWTQVSDDPNFLPFVVMLHLGTALALLVFFWRDWVDLISSLWMPKPKQRRLLGLIVVATIPAAIIGKLFENKLQALFPFALSAAIFLIVNGFVLFFADRLRQRQRGGIAVERMSYWQSLVIGVIQVFALIPGFSRSGITMTAGLAVGLDYDEAARFSFLLATPIIAGAGILEVPKILHHHTGHMLQYGVIGGVLSGIVAFFSVAFLMRYFNTQEVRALRPFGYYCVIVGVIVAILAAANLHF, encoded by the coding sequence ATGAATTTCCTGCAAATCGTGATTTACGCGCTGGTTCAGGGAATCACCGAACTGTTCCCCATCAGCAGTGTGGGGCACGGCGTGATACTGCCCTATGTCCTTGGCTGGACGCAGGTTTCTGACGATCCGAACTTCCTGCCGTTTGTCGTCATGCTCCATTTGGGCACGGCGCTCGCCCTGCTGGTGTTCTTCTGGCGGGACTGGGTGGATTTGATTTCTTCCCTGTGGATGCCAAAACCAAAGCAGCGCAGGCTGCTCGGGTTGATTGTCGTGGCGACCATTCCGGCAGCCATCATCGGAAAGCTGTTTGAGAACAAGCTCCAGGCTCTGTTTCCGTTCGCCCTGTCGGCTGCGATTTTTCTGATTGTGAATGGCTTTGTGCTGTTTTTCGCTGACCGTCTGCGGCAGCGGCAGCGAGGGGGAATCGCCGTCGAGCGCATGTCCTACTGGCAGAGCCTCGTCATTGGCGTCATTCAGGTGTTTGCGTTGATTCCTGGTTTTTCACGATCCGGCATTACCATGACGGCCGGGCTCGCGGTCGGACTCGACTACGACGAAGCCGCACGCTTCAGCTTCCTCCTCGCGACGCCCATTATTGCGGGCGCCGGCATTCTGGAGGTCCCGAAGATTCTCCACCACCACACCGGACACATGCTGCAGTACGGGGTGATTGGCGGTGTGCTTTCCGGTATCGTCGCGTTCTTCAGTGTCGCCTTCCTGATGCGGTACTTCAACACCCAGGAAGTTCGGGCGCTCCGCCCATTCGGCTATTACTGCGTCATCGTGGGCGTGATTGTCGCCATTCTGGCGGCGGCCAATTTGCACTTTTAA
- a CDS encoding MFS transporter, with protein sequence MSDSALQTTDTRPTSSADRPSAAKILVVSGLGLLFDSMDVSLLSFVLVSLTKQWHLASSTVGLLGSISLVGMAVGSALAGLLSDRFGRRSTFLWTLLIYSIATGLSALAAGVGIFIVLRFIVGFGLGGELPVATTYVLESSPEQQRGRRVVLLEAFWAVGSLVAALISFFVIPSLGWRIAFLIGAIPALYTLVLRFSLPESPKYRALGKRRATVGMAFKTLWRRDLVRATCATWIVWFAMNFSYYGMFLWLPSVMALKGYSLVHSIGYTLIMTLAEVPGYLMAAWLVEKWGRKRTLLPAMLLAALSALGFGFAANTAQLILFGLLLSFFMLAAFGATYIFTVEQFPVFARGSGMGWAAGFGRIGGIIGPYLVGALIAASVGFSTIFAIFFVVTLVGFLLVWWLGRETKGKQIDEL encoded by the coding sequence ATGAGTGACTCAGCGCTTCAGACAACGGACACCCGCCCGACCTCGTCCGCAGACCGTCCGTCCGCCGCAAAAATCCTGGTCGTGTCTGGTTTGGGTCTGTTGTTCGACTCAATGGACGTCAGTCTCTTGTCGTTCGTGCTTGTCTCTCTGACGAAGCAATGGCATCTGGCTTCGAGCACAGTTGGGCTGCTCGGCAGCATCAGCCTCGTCGGCATGGCGGTCGGGTCGGCGCTGGCGGGTCTCTTGTCCGACCGCTTCGGGCGACGCTCCACGTTCCTGTGGACGCTCCTCATCTACAGCATTGCAACGGGGTTGTCAGCCTTGGCCGCGGGGGTTGGCATCTTCATCGTCCTGCGCTTCATTGTCGGGTTCGGTCTGGGCGGCGAACTGCCGGTCGCGACCACGTACGTACTGGAGTCCTCGCCGGAACAGCAGCGGGGCCGGCGCGTGGTCCTGCTGGAGGCCTTCTGGGCCGTCGGCAGCCTTGTGGCCGCGCTCATCTCGTTCTTCGTGATTCCGAGCCTCGGCTGGCGCATCGCGTTTCTGATTGGGGCGATCCCGGCGCTGTACACGCTGGTTCTCCGGTTTTCGCTGCCTGAGTCGCCCAAGTACCGTGCGCTCGGGAAGCGGCGGGCCACCGTGGGGATGGCGTTCAAGACGCTGTGGCGGCGCGATCTCGTGCGGGCGACGTGCGCGACCTGGATTGTTTGGTTTGCTATGAACTTTTCTTATTATGGCATGTTCCTGTGGCTCCCGTCGGTGATGGCGCTCAAAGGGTACAGCCTCGTGCACAGCATTGGCTACACGCTCATCATGACCCTGGCCGAAGTGCCTGGGTACTTGATGGCGGCCTGGCTGGTGGAGAAGTGGGGCCGCAAACGCACCCTGCTGCCCGCCATGCTGCTCGCCGCGTTATCCGCGCTTGGCTTCGGCTTCGCAGCGAACACGGCGCAGCTGATTCTCTTCGGGCTGCTGCTGTCGTTCTTTATGCTGGCCGCGTTCGGGGCAACCTACATCTTTACGGTCGAACAGTTCCCCGTGTTCGCGCGCGGTTCAGGCATGGGCTGGGCGGCAGGTTTCGGTCGAATCGGCGGGATCATCGGCCCATATCTGGTGGGCGCGCTGATTGCCGCGAGCGTTGGGTTCTCGACCATCTTCGCCATCTTCTTCGTCGTCACGCTGGTCGGCTTTCTGCTCGTGTGGTGGCTGGGCCGCGAAACGAAGGGGAAACAAATCGACGAACTGTGA
- a CDS encoding metallophosphoesterase family protein, which translates to MRRFRFLHTADLHLGTPFQGLRKHLPEVWVQKLQAAASGVFDRIVDVALAEQVDFVTIAGDVFDADVVPMGVQFALRRGFERLRDAGVRVVMSHGNHDPLSKPGPIEWPDNVHVFPAAPSRKTADYRVPSVRFELAGGTVVQVSGFSYSRAEMRESFVDAFERDAGVDFAVALYHGDIGGAAGALHANYCAASVTELMSRGFDVWALGHIHRPMVLSASHPLIVYPGIPQGRHIREAGRLGCLVIDVDEQGSTTWTRHPVATVVWVTSTVSLDDVHDLGEVPMRVAQAIEADVAGLGGSGAVVRVVLEGTTPRFADVSDEDALLEAVQAQLDRMGGCAMVERVVNRTKPPIDLDTLRASSAFVGIFLQLSDRLRQDLPGARAVLSEWLGDVFHAGNELSLDQIDDAVVMEWVDQAEHLVLRFLTEAAEDEGR; encoded by the coding sequence GTGCGGCGTTTTCGTTTTTTACATACAGCTGACCTTCATCTGGGGACGCCGTTTCAAGGACTGCGCAAGCATCTGCCGGAGGTCTGGGTACAAAAGCTGCAAGCCGCAGCTTCTGGGGTGTTCGACCGCATTGTCGATGTGGCGTTGGCAGAGCAGGTGGACTTTGTGACGATTGCCGGTGACGTGTTTGACGCGGATGTTGTGCCCATGGGCGTGCAGTTTGCGCTGCGGCGAGGATTCGAGCGGCTGCGTGACGCGGGGGTACGGGTGGTGATGAGTCACGGCAACCACGACCCGCTCTCGAAGCCGGGTCCGATTGAATGGCCTGACAATGTCCACGTGTTTCCAGCGGCTCCGTCCCGCAAAACCGCAGATTACCGCGTGCCGTCCGTGCGGTTTGAACTGGCCGGCGGCACGGTGGTGCAGGTGAGCGGGTTCAGTTACAGCCGGGCCGAGATGCGCGAGTCGTTTGTGGACGCTTTTGAACGAGATGCGGGGGTCGACTTCGCCGTCGCGCTGTACCACGGCGACATTGGCGGGGCTGCGGGCGCACTTCACGCCAATTACTGTGCGGCGAGCGTCACCGAACTGATGTCGCGCGGCTTTGATGTGTGGGCCTTGGGGCACATTCATCGGCCGATGGTGCTGTCAGCGTCCCACCCGTTGATTGTGTATCCGGGCATTCCGCAGGGGAGGCACATCCGCGAAGCGGGCCGCCTTGGGTGCCTCGTCATCGACGTGGATGAGCAGGGCAGTACGACGTGGACCCGGCATCCCGTGGCGACGGTCGTCTGGGTCACGTCCACGGTATCGCTGGATGACGTGCACGACTTGGGCGAGGTGCCGATGCGCGTGGCGCAGGCCATCGAAGCGGATGTTGCGGGTCTTGGCGGCAGCGGTGCCGTGGTGCGGGTCGTGCTCGAGGGAACCACCCCGCGCTTCGCGGATGTCTCGGACGAGGACGCGTTATTGGAGGCAGTGCAGGCGCAGCTTGACCGGATGGGCGGATGCGCGATGGTTGAACGTGTGGTGAACCGGACAAAGCCGCCGATTGACCTCGATACGCTGCGTGCGAGTTCTGCATTTGTCGGCATCTTCCTGCAGCTGTCGGACCGCTTGCGCCAGGATTTACCCGGCGCCCGTGCCGTTCTCTCAGAATGGCTGGGGGATGTGTTTCACGCCGGAAATGAACTCTCACTCGACCAAATCGATGACGCGGTCGTGATGGAGTGGGTGGACCAGGCAGAGCACCTGGTGCTGCGATTTCTCACGGAAGCGGCGGAGGACGAAGGACGATGA
- a CDS encoding AAA family ATPase, translating to MKLRGLELYHVGLHQGSVLNDVADGLTVIYGPNEAGKSTLLAGIRALLFGRATQAEAAVSLGAGARVIGRLEDEEGTLWRVERSLSGRRRHPPTASAGDGRRLVGETQFQDQFSALREVEALLYQSVFTFQLAELQDLRDNKSASERLYAAGAAGGLSPMAMERSLAEAAKRLYNRDPRAKNALLLQCMAEMSALRDRLALANDTPDAYLRVKQELAQAMAEQAALQKELEAAERALDEARLMQRLRPVHDQLEALRERLRVMADGPHGLPAMAELSALRASSRAVEAQLRQLHELEGELQRLQSVIAEQVGQIHPGWLQPLPGGAAQRPLEQAALSVGVLQAARAYEARLDAGQREVAARQNDVQQQQRALHQAASLLQENGWTPAQSQADIEQAEADLARELAVCDDEMERLNELQRLWSQYEATAQEIAAYETAAGPPGRRKTRRSGRWLPACVAFAAFALAVIEVWQGAPVDGVLTAGFGLVLTAVLIGLGRRQGAAAHPPADAHLERLRVQRGQQEAALLQTARRLTWHAEAFAALWSVQQPTSEGFDAARLSNAWAEQLQTAKASLRERTRRLNALRDGLRETRQALLRWEAARDGLEEAQAKLAAAQAQLEQTDAAWQDFLTEVGLPKTAFHPNAFVVEANVVLSIRTAQAALAKQSEQAEELRNTIVQFLDATAAFAPAARGGEPAARDASALQRAFDVRMEGLNRALQMAADGEALQQEIREWQVQANTLAGGEASYTEKAVLLRETSEATWTDRLQSLEAQVSRLRALLQASQERQWQLTQALRSWQDGQETAHIVWQLAQTRARRDAIAHQWAAHVIAHQLVRQARQQFERAQQPALLKAAGALFARMTAGKYVDLLVLGDEEGAAGEAWFAVDAQGTHWRIDALSRGTREQIYLAMRLALIRAYQRRGTILPVVLDDPLVNFDSLRLAAVFAMLNEEAQSGQMLYLTCHKSVVELAESAGVPVVSLTGVE from the coding sequence ATGAAACTGCGGGGGCTTGAGCTCTATCACGTCGGCCTTCATCAAGGTTCGGTGCTGAACGATGTGGCAGATGGACTGACGGTCATCTACGGGCCGAACGAAGCTGGCAAGAGTACACTCCTGGCGGGCATTCGCGCGCTGTTGTTCGGGCGCGCCACGCAGGCGGAAGCCGCTGTATCGCTCGGCGCGGGCGCGCGCGTCATCGGCCGCCTGGAGGACGAAGAGGGAACGCTGTGGCGCGTGGAGCGGTCCCTGTCTGGCCGGCGCAGGCACCCCCCGACGGCGTCTGCCGGCGACGGCCGGCGCCTGGTCGGCGAGACGCAGTTCCAGGACCAGTTTTCTGCACTGCGCGAGGTGGAGGCGCTGCTGTATCAATCCGTCTTTACGTTTCAGCTGGCGGAACTGCAGGACCTGCGAGACAACAAGTCCGCTTCCGAACGGCTGTATGCGGCGGGGGCTGCCGGAGGCTTGTCGCCGATGGCCATGGAACGGTCACTCGCAGAGGCGGCGAAACGGTTGTACAACCGGGATCCACGCGCGAAAAACGCCCTTTTGCTGCAGTGCATGGCGGAGATGTCGGCGCTGCGTGACCGCCTGGCGCTGGCGAACGATACGCCGGATGCATACCTGCGGGTCAAGCAGGAACTTGCGCAAGCGATGGCTGAGCAGGCCGCGCTGCAGAAGGAACTGGAAGCTGCCGAGCGTGCACTGGATGAAGCGCGGCTGATGCAGCGGCTGCGGCCAGTCCACGACCAGCTGGAGGCGCTGCGCGAACGGCTGCGGGTCATGGCAGACGGGCCGCATGGCTTGCCTGCGATGGCAGAACTGTCGGCGTTGCGGGCGTCTTCGCGGGCCGTGGAGGCACAGCTGCGCCAACTGCACGAACTCGAAGGGGAGCTGCAGCGGCTGCAATCTGTCATCGCGGAGCAGGTCGGCCAGATTCACCCTGGTTGGCTGCAGCCCCTGCCTGGCGGCGCGGCGCAGCGTCCCCTGGAGCAGGCCGCGCTCTCAGTCGGTGTGCTGCAGGCAGCCAGGGCGTATGAGGCTCGGCTGGACGCGGGTCAGCGCGAAGTGGCAGCGCGGCAAAATGATGTGCAGCAGCAGCAGCGCGCGTTGCATCAGGCGGCATCGCTGCTGCAGGAGAACGGGTGGACGCCTGCGCAAAGCCAGGCGGACATCGAGCAGGCAGAAGCAGACCTGGCGCGTGAATTGGCCGTGTGTGACGACGAGATGGAACGGCTGAACGAGCTGCAGCGGCTGTGGTCCCAGTACGAGGCGACAGCGCAGGAAATTGCCGCGTATGAGACGGCTGCGGGGCCGCCAGGGCGGCGCAAAACCAGGCGGTCGGGTCGTTGGCTGCCGGCTTGCGTCGCGTTTGCGGCGTTTGCGCTCGCGGTTATCGAAGTGTGGCAGGGCGCGCCTGTGGACGGCGTGTTGACCGCAGGGTTCGGGTTGGTCCTCACGGCCGTGCTGATTGGCTTGGGCCGCCGACAGGGTGCCGCGGCTCACCCGCCGGCAGACGCCCACCTTGAGCGGCTGCGGGTGCAGCGCGGCCAGCAGGAGGCCGCCCTTCTGCAGACGGCTCGCCGGCTGACATGGCACGCTGAGGCCTTTGCGGCGCTTTGGTCAGTGCAGCAGCCGACTTCCGAGGGATTCGATGCAGCGCGGCTGTCCAATGCGTGGGCCGAACAACTCCAAACGGCGAAAGCGTCGCTGAGAGAGCGAACCAGGCGCCTCAACGCGCTGCGTGATGGGCTTCGCGAAACCCGTCAAGCCCTTTTGCGCTGGGAGGCGGCGCGCGACGGCTTAGAAGAAGCGCAAGCGAAGTTGGCGGCGGCGCAGGCACAGCTCGAGCAGACCGATGCCGCCTGGCAGGACTTCCTCACAGAAGTCGGGCTGCCGAAGACGGCGTTCCACCCGAATGCGTTCGTGGTGGAAGCCAACGTGGTGCTGTCCATCCGCACCGCACAGGCGGCGCTGGCGAAACAGTCCGAGCAGGCGGAAGAACTGCGAAACACGATCGTCCAGTTTCTCGATGCGACAGCAGCGTTCGCGCCCGCGGCGCGGGGCGGTGAACCGGCAGCGAGAGATGCCAGCGCCCTGCAGCGGGCGTTCGATGTGCGGATGGAGGGACTGAACCGCGCGCTGCAGATGGCAGCGGACGGCGAGGCACTTCAGCAGGAGATTCGCGAGTGGCAGGTGCAGGCGAACACGCTCGCGGGCGGCGAGGCTTCGTATACGGAAAAGGCAGTGCTGCTCCGTGAGACATCCGAAGCCACTTGGACCGATCGCCTCCAATCCTTGGAGGCACAGGTGTCCAGGCTGCGTGCCTTGCTTCAGGCCAGTCAGGAGCGGCAATGGCAGCTCACCCAGGCCCTGCGCAGCTGGCAGGATGGGCAGGAGACGGCGCACATCGTTTGGCAGCTTGCGCAGACCCGCGCCAGGCGCGACGCGATCGCCCATCAGTGGGCCGCGCATGTGATTGCGCACCAACTCGTAAGGCAGGCGCGTCAGCAGTTTGAACGCGCGCAGCAGCCCGCCTTGTTGAAGGCGGCAGGGGCGTTGTTCGCGCGGATGACTGCCGGCAAATATGTGGATTTGCTGGTCCTTGGCGACGAGGAGGGGGCGGCAGGAGAAGCGTGGTTTGCCGTCGATGCGCAGGGGACCCATTGGCGGATCGACGCGTTGTCACGCGGGACGCGCGAACAAATCTACCTCGCGATGCGCTTGGCGCTCATCCGGGCGTACCAGCGCCGCGGCACCATCCTGCCGGTGGTGCTGGACGACCCGCTGGTGAATTTTGACAGCCTCCGATTGGCCGCGGTCTTTGCTATGCTGAACGAAGAAGCACAATCAGGTCAAATGCTCTACCTGACGTGTCACAAATCAGTGGTAGAACTTGCGGAGTCGGCTGGTGTACCGGTCGTATCCTTGACGGGAGTCGAATAG
- a CDS encoding PD-(D/E)XK nuclease family protein: MGQVEFRFGRAGTGKSSRIAAEIARAAAADPFGPPIYWIVPGDASYAVERMLLQSVPASVRAEVVSFQRLAERIRADGPQRHLQPLNQTGKRLLLASIYQRRMGDLTVLRRVTPSVAFLDAIMDVFAEFSRHLIHLSQIEGMLQTAAAAVAEAPHSPASFAGRSLIGKLRDLCLLYVDWEEALRTRQLYDPGQVLADVQSELDVWQGFAGATLYVDGFVDLMPVEVAFLTRAAARAERTVVAWSADAGWLADPDSLDGVYAPQTLRACTALRQACAAAGLPVHVETEPLTPGDGRFAAAGDLAVLESALFRDINPAGGLTSEAIHLAAAQNPRAEANGVAEAICRLVRCDGFAFGDIAVLVPRLDDIASLLRDSLERRGVPCDIDAFPAFATHPLAKFVLTALDAAESGLALADCLRLLKSDFCGLTRDEADWLEAYVRKHELSGIEVFAADTAWSFSEAAVTEHDRLADLQAEDARADVLRRRLAAVIVPLLRDVAAPVCDPRTLAEALWRLLERVFAKRVAAEWMVNEDAQESPAEASLHEQAWQRLLGILNDLAEMSEEPLPRSFLFRLVRDDILGQSLSTIPAGVDRVLVTETSRAAAWERRAVFVMGVTDGQFPRRVHAQGLLQDDERVEFEVLFGTRLGDTVELRQLAERAAVYGALTRARERLFLSYPLAGMDGKAVQPSMLLSIIRALFGEAGVSESLWLDDTVRASRGGAGVDVATLTPDVALTWLVTALRSRVSEPQRQSRGAHLEVLQEPVYDAMLDWFSQTKERRAALERALLGLRHDTRAAPLPPALAKWLYRPPITMNVHQLEAFAACPYKHFAAYGLRLEEPQSAGITPAMRGNLIHDTLQAFVEHHLTDIAAWRSLSDDEAVDSMRAQFEAVLASAPFAAWRRTPLRRTQAEEAKQVLDIAAIVLTRHARYGLFEPVAMELSFGNRPDDELPALDVEVAPGVTVSLRGRIDRVDKLETDGRLAFRVVDYKSANLDIDLSRVEHGLQLQLPLYAAVIERHADTLLGAAAEPAGMLYLPIRGHVETRTVPMDHHDAREAAVKAMAAKGLFVDDKALVEAMDRRLSSGATELFRQVYKQDGTPAKAAPVLHRQAWQQMLARVSAHIQDFASRLLDGEIAIAPYRYKSQTPCDFCAFSTVCQIDPRWDKRPFRVLQRFEKDELTRTWAAREQQARQVTLQQREEA, encoded by the coding sequence ATGGGACAGGTTGAATTTCGGTTTGGACGAGCTGGCACGGGGAAGTCCAGCCGCATCGCAGCCGAAATCGCACGTGCGGCGGCGGCCGATCCGTTCGGGCCTCCAATCTATTGGATTGTGCCGGGAGATGCCTCCTACGCGGTAGAACGGATGCTGCTGCAGTCTGTGCCGGCATCCGTCCGGGCGGAAGTTGTAAGCTTTCAGCGGCTTGCGGAGCGGATTCGCGCGGACGGACCACAGCGCCATTTGCAGCCCCTCAATCAAACGGGCAAGCGGCTCCTGTTGGCGTCCATCTATCAGCGACGGATGGGAGACCTCACGGTCCTTCGCCGGGTGACCCCGTCCGTGGCGTTTCTGGATGCCATCATGGACGTGTTCGCCGAGTTTTCCCGGCATCTCATCCACTTGTCGCAGATCGAAGGCATGCTCCAGACGGCGGCCGCCGCAGTGGCAGAGGCACCGCACAGTCCGGCGTCGTTCGCGGGGCGGAGCCTGATTGGCAAGCTGCGGGACCTGTGCCTGTTGTACGTGGACTGGGAGGAGGCCTTGCGCACGCGTCAGTTGTACGATCCCGGCCAGGTGCTCGCCGACGTCCAGTCCGAACTGGACGTCTGGCAGGGCTTTGCCGGTGCCACATTGTACGTGGACGGATTTGTGGATCTGATGCCCGTCGAGGTGGCGTTTCTGACGCGCGCTGCTGCCCGGGCCGAGCGGACGGTGGTGGCTTGGTCCGCGGACGCCGGCTGGCTGGCCGACCCGGACTCGCTGGACGGCGTGTACGCCCCCCAGACCCTTCGGGCCTGTACCGCCCTGCGGCAGGCGTGTGCCGCGGCCGGCCTGCCTGTCCACGTGGAAACGGAACCGCTCACGCCCGGCGACGGTCGGTTCGCTGCGGCTGGAGACCTGGCAGTCCTCGAGTCCGCCCTGTTCCGCGACATCAACCCGGCCGGCGGGCTCACTTCGGAGGCGATACACCTCGCCGCGGCGCAAAATCCGCGGGCGGAGGCGAATGGGGTGGCCGAGGCCATCTGCCGCCTGGTCCGCTGCGACGGCTTCGCGTTTGGCGACATCGCGGTTTTGGTTCCGCGTCTCGACGACATCGCGTCGCTGCTGCGGGACAGTCTCGAGCGCCGCGGCGTGCCGTGTGACATTGACGCGTTCCCGGCGTTCGCCACGCACCCGCTGGCGAAATTCGTGTTAACGGCCCTCGATGCGGCTGAGTCCGGGTTGGCGCTGGCGGACTGTCTGCGCCTGCTGAAGTCGGATTTTTGTGGGCTAACGCGCGACGAGGCAGACTGGCTGGAAGCGTATGTCCGCAAACATGAGTTAAGCGGCATCGAGGTGTTTGCAGCGGACACGGCGTGGTCGTTCTCCGAAGCGGCGGTGACCGAACACGACAGGCTGGCGGACCTGCAAGCGGAAGATGCGCGCGCGGATGTGCTGCGCCGGCGGCTGGCGGCGGTGATCGTTCCGCTGCTGCGCGATGTAGCCGCGCCGGTGTGTGACCCGCGGACGCTGGCAGAGGCCCTGTGGCGTCTGCTCGAGCGGGTTTTTGCGAAGCGCGTCGCCGCGGAGTGGATGGTCAACGAAGATGCACAGGAGAGCCCGGCGGAAGCCAGTCTGCACGAACAGGCGTGGCAGCGGCTGCTTGGGATTCTCAACGACCTGGCCGAGATGAGCGAAGAACCCCTGCCGCGCTCCTTCCTGTTTCGGCTGGTCCGGGACGACATCCTCGGACAATCGCTCTCCACCATTCCGGCGGGGGTCGATCGCGTCCTCGTCACGGAAACATCGCGCGCTGCCGCGTGGGAGCGGCGCGCCGTGTTCGTAATGGGCGTGACGGACGGGCAGTTTCCCCGTCGTGTGCATGCGCAGGGCCTGCTCCAGGACGACGAGCGGGTCGAGTTTGAGGTGCTGTTTGGGACGCGCCTCGGCGACACAGTGGAACTGCGGCAGTTGGCGGAACGGGCAGCAGTGTACGGCGCGCTGACGCGCGCGCGCGAACGGCTGTTTCTGTCGTACCCGCTTGCGGGCATGGATGGAAAGGCGGTTCAGCCGTCGATGCTGCTCTCCATCATTCGGGCGCTGTTCGGGGAGGCGGGCGTCTCGGAGTCTCTGTGGCTGGATGACACGGTGCGTGCCAGCCGCGGCGGCGCAGGGGTCGATGTTGCGACGCTGACGCCGGACGTCGCGTTGACGTGGCTGGTGACGGCTTTGCGAAGCCGGGTGTCGGAGCCGCAGCGCCAAAGCCGCGGGGCCCACCTCGAGGTGCTGCAGGAACCCGTGTACGACGCGATGCTCGATTGGTTTTCACAGACAAAAGAGCGGCGCGCAGCGCTCGAACGGGCGCTCTTGGGGCTGCGCCATGACACCAGGGCCGCACCGCTTCCTCCGGCGCTTGCCAAATGGTTGTACCGGCCGCCCATCACGATGAACGTGCACCAACTGGAGGCCTTCGCCGCTTGTCCGTATAAACACTTCGCCGCCTATGGGCTGCGGCTGGAAGAGCCGCAATCAGCCGGCATCACGCCCGCGATGCGCGGCAATCTCATCCACGACACCCTGCAGGCGTTCGTGGAACACCACTTGACCGACATCGCTGCCTGGCGTTCGCTGTCCGACGATGAAGCGGTGGACAGTATGCGCGCTCAGTTTGAGGCGGTGCTTGCCTCTGCGCCGTTTGCGGCCTGGCGGAGGACGCCGCTGCGGCGGACACAGGCCGAGGAGGCGAAACAGGTGCTGGACATCGCCGCGATCGTGCTGACCAGGCACGCCCGCTACGGCTTGTTCGAACCGGTCGCAATGGAGCTTTCCTTTGGCAACCGCCCGGATGATGAACTGCCGGCCCTCGATGTCGAGGTGGCGCCGGGGGTCACGGTGTCCCTGCGCGGACGCATTGACCGTGTGGACAAGCTGGAAACGGACGGGCGGCTGGCGTTTCGCGTGGTCGACTACAAGAGTGCCAATCTCGATATTGACCTGTCGCGCGTGGAGCATGGCCTGCAGTTGCAGCTGCCGCTGTATGCGGCCGTGATTGAGCGGCACGCCGACACCCTGTTAGGCGCTGCTGCGGAGCCCGCTGGTATGTTGTACTTGCCCATTCGCGGCCATGTCGAAACCCGGACGGTTCCCATGGATCATCACGACGCGCGCGAGGCGGCGGTGAAGGCGATGGCGGCGAAGGGGCTATTCGTGGATGACAAGGCCTTGGTCGAGGCGATGGACAGGCGGCTCTCGAGCGGGGCGACGGAACTGTTTCGCCAGGTGTACAAGCAGGACGGCACGCCGGCGAAGGCGGCGCCCGTCCTCCATCGGCAGGCGTGGCAGCAGATGCTCGCGCGCGTCTCCGCACACATCCAGGACTTTGCGTCCCGTCTGTTGGACGGGGAGATTGCCATCGCGCCCTACCGCTATAAGTCCCAAACACCGTGTGACTTCTGTGCGTTCTCGACGGTGTGTCAGATTGACCCGCGCTGGGACAAGCGTCCGTTCCGGGTGCTCCAGCGTTTTGAGAAGGACGAGCTGACCCGGACCTGGGCCGCGCGGGAACAGCAGGCGCGGCAAGTCACACTGCAGCAGAGGGAGGAGGCATAA